A single region of the Cricetulus griseus strain 17A/GY unplaced genomic scaffold, alternate assembly CriGri-PICRH-1.0 unplaced_scaffold_1, whole genome shotgun sequence genome encodes:
- the LOC113830754 gene encoding mothers against decapentaplegic homolog 1-like → MNVTTLFSFTSPAVKRLLGWKQCDEEEKWAEKAVDVLVKKLKKKKGAMEELEKALSCPGQPSNCVTIPCSLDGRLQVSHRKGLPHVIYCRVWRWPDLQSRHELKPLDCCEFPFGSKQKEVCINPYHYKRVESPVLPPVLVPRYSEYNPQHSLLAQFCNLGQNEPHMPLNATFPDSFRQPSTHPFPHSSISSYPNSPGSSSSSSSSTYPHSRTSSGPGSPFQMPADIPPTASQPPEDAMAQDGSQPMDTNMMAPALPSNINRGDVQAVVYEEPKHWCSIVYYELNNRVGDTFQASSTSVLVDGYTDPSNNKNRLCLGLLSNINRNSTIENTRRHTGKGVHLYYVGGEVYVECLSDSSIFVQSRNCNYHHGFHPTTVCKIPSGCSVKIFNNQKFAQILAQSVNHGFETVYELTKMCTIRMSFVKGWGAKYHRQDVTSTPCWIEIHLHGPLQ, encoded by the exons ATGAATGTGACCACCTTGTTTTCCTTCACAAGTCCAGCTGTGAAGAGACTTCTAGGTTGGAAACAGTGTGACGAAGAAGAAAAATGGGCAGAGAAAGCTGTGGACGTGTTGgtgaaaaaattgaagaaaaagaaaggggccATGGAAGAGTTGGAGAAGGCCCTGAGCTGCCCGGGACAGCCAAGTAACTGTGTCACCATTCCCTGCTCCCTGGATGGCAGGCTGCAGGTGTCCCACCGGAAGGGATTGCCTCATGTCATTTATTGCCGAGTGTGGCGCTGGCCGGACCTCCAGAGCCGCCATGAACTGAAGCCtctggattgctgtgagtttcctTTCGGTTCCAAGCAGAAGGAGGTGTGCATCAACCCCTATCACTACAAGCGCGTGGAGAGCCCTG tGCTTCCTCCCGTGCTGGTTCCGAGGTACAGTGAGTACAACCCTCAGCACAGCCTTCTGGCACAGTTCTGTAACTTGGGACAGAATGAGCCTCACATGCCACTGAACGCCACGTTTCCAGATTCCTTCAGGCAGCCCAGCACCCACCCGTTTCCCCACTCGTCCATCAGCAGCTACCCCAACTccccaggcagcagcagcagcagcagcagcagcacctaCCCTCACTCCCGCACCAGCTCAGGCCCAGGCAGCCCTTTCCAGATGCCAG CTGACATACCCCCAACTGCTTCCCAGCCTCCTGAAGACGCCATGGCCCAGGATGGCTCTCAGCCGATGGACACAAATATGATGGCACCTGCACTGCCCTCCAATATCAACAGAGGAG ATGTTCAAGCTGTTGTTTATGAGGAGCCAAAGCACTGGTGCTCTATTGTGTACTACGAGCTCAACAACCGCGTGGGTGATACGTTCCAGGCCTCCTCCACAAGCGTGTTGGTGGATGGTTACACTGATCCTTCCAACAATAAGAACCGCTTGTGCCTTGGGCTGCTCTCCAACATTAACCGGAACTCCACAATAGAAAACACCAGGCGACATACTGGAAAAG GCGTCCACCTGTACTATGTTGGGGGAGAAGTGTATGTCGAATGCCTGAGTGACAGCAGCATATTTGTGCAGAGTCGGAACTGCAATTACCATCATGGGTTTCATCCCACCACTGTCTGCAAGATCCCCAGTGGGTGTAGCGTGAAAATTTTCAACAACCAAAAGTTTGCTCAGATACTGGCACAGTCTGTGAACCATGGTTTTGAGACCGTGTATGAACTCACCAAAATGTGCACTATTCGAATGAGTTTCGTGAAG ggtTGGGGAGCCAAGTACCACAGGCAGGATGTTACTAGCACCCCCTGCTGGATTGAGATACATCTGCATGGCCCTCTCCAGTAG